Proteins from one Microbacterium sp. Root553 genomic window:
- a CDS encoding SDR family oxidoreductase has product MHAHPLPLAGRTALVTGVSRRRGIGFATARTLTALGASVFLHHYRPHDLDHPWGGDDLDAVRDGIRESLAPGAAMGDLHADLRDADAVESLLDAACSLTGRLDIVVCNQARSGGDGSIFDMTAEHLDAHWQANARASLLLTAGFARRKRTELGRPATVDARPGDRIDALGPFANPTGHVIWMTSGQGHGAMRGEIAYATSKAALAGITRSTAAELLDVGIVLNTVNPGPVNTGYLDEDTTDRDLTGVADWIAGTPFGRVGRPDDPAQLIGWLCTDAGSWVVGQVLTSDGGFSL; this is encoded by the coding sequence ATGCACGCACACCCTCTCCCCCTCGCCGGACGCACGGCGCTCGTCACCGGCGTCTCGCGCCGTCGCGGCATCGGATTCGCGACCGCTCGCACTCTCACAGCCCTCGGCGCCAGCGTCTTCCTGCACCACTACCGCCCGCACGACCTCGATCACCCCTGGGGCGGCGACGATCTGGATGCGGTGCGCGACGGCATCCGGGAGTCCCTCGCACCCGGTGCGGCGATGGGCGACCTGCATGCCGACCTGCGCGACGCCGACGCCGTCGAGTCGCTCCTGGATGCGGCCTGCAGTCTGACCGGTCGGCTCGACATCGTCGTCTGCAATCAGGCGCGCAGCGGCGGCGACGGCTCGATCTTCGACATGACGGCCGAGCACCTCGATGCGCACTGGCAGGCCAACGCCCGCGCCAGCCTGCTGCTGACGGCGGGTTTCGCGCGGCGGAAGCGGACCGAGCTGGGCCGCCCGGCGACGGTCGATGCCCGCCCCGGCGACCGGATCGACGCGCTCGGCCCGTTCGCGAACCCCACCGGACACGTGATCTGGATGACCTCGGGCCAGGGGCACGGCGCGATGCGCGGAGAGATCGCCTATGCGACCAGCAAGGCCGCCCTCGCGGGGATCACCCGGTCGACGGCCGCCGAGCTGCTCGACGTCGGGATCGTCCTGAACACCGTCAACCCCGGTCCGGTGAACACCGGGTACCTCGACGAGGACACCACCGACCGCGACCTGACCGGGGTCGCCGACTGGATCGCGGGCACCCCGTTCGGCCGGGTCGGGCGCCCCGACGACCCCGCGCAGCTGATCGGGTGGCTCTGCACCGATGCCGGCTCGTGGGTCGTCGGACAGGTGCTCACGTCGGACGGCGGCTTCTCGCTCTGA
- a CDS encoding phosphoenolpyruvate carboxylase — MTPEHSFPEPTDTSAIRIIGRFEAGRGIPDAMRSDVRMLGGLLGQVLREAGGDDLFEDVERLRLATIQAYDEETSDAFERAAAIAESFTISRADEVARAFTCYFHLVNLAEEHQRVRVLRERAGQPGREDAADTVASAYARLKTEVGDDEARRRLEGLRFHPVFTAHPTEARRRAVSSSIRRLSELLTQHDAASDDGAEQRRAHRRMLEEIDTLWRTAPLRAEKPSPTDEVRTVMGVFDETLFTTVPHVYRRIDDALRGDDSGASAPIVPAFVRIGSWVGGDRDGNPFVTASVTREASQIASDHVLRGLERALERIGRTLTLDAEDTPPSATVSSLWDAFADAEPRVASELGARSPGEPHRRMLLALAHRVSATRRGEESRYGRPEDLLADLRAVQSSLADAGAKRHAFGGVQHLIWQVETYGFHLTELEVRQHSQVHTKALAELEGGEAISAQTEEVLEVFRAIADIQSDRGLRAAGRYVVSFTQAASDLANVHRLARHALGDDAPVLDVVPLFETFADLQAAPGILAEAVTFPEFQARMADTGNRLEVMLGYSDSSKDVGPVAANLALYEAQAKIALWAQESGIELTLFHGRGGALGRGGGPANSAILAQPPHSVDGRFKLTEQGEVIFARYGEPAIAMRHIDQVAAATLLASSPSVEQRTSDAAARFADIAAVMDRSSRERFFSLVKAEGFAPWFATVTPMEEIGLLALGSRPARRGLSVESLEDLRAIPWVFAWTQARINLAGWFGLGTALAAVGDEARLTEAYRDWPLLHTMIDNVAMSLAKTDERIARQYLALGDRDDLAQLVLDEMTLTREWVVRLTGGVGLLENKPILQRAVQLRTPYVDALSLLQLRALRALRDPDAASGSGADDEQKRLLLLSVSGVAAGLQNTG; from the coding sequence GTGACCCCCGAACACAGCTTCCCCGAGCCCACCGACACCTCGGCCATCCGCATCATCGGCCGCTTCGAAGCCGGCCGCGGCATCCCCGACGCGATGCGCTCCGACGTCAGGATGCTCGGCGGCCTCCTCGGCCAGGTACTGCGCGAGGCCGGCGGCGACGACCTCTTCGAGGACGTCGAACGTCTGCGCCTCGCGACCATCCAGGCGTACGACGAGGAGACCTCCGACGCGTTCGAGCGCGCCGCCGCGATCGCCGAGTCGTTCACGATCTCCCGCGCCGACGAGGTCGCCAGGGCGTTCACGTGCTACTTCCACCTCGTGAACCTCGCCGAGGAGCACCAGCGTGTGCGCGTCCTGCGCGAGCGGGCGGGCCAGCCCGGTCGTGAGGATGCCGCCGACACCGTCGCGTCCGCCTATGCGCGTCTGAAGACCGAGGTGGGCGACGACGAGGCGCGTCGACGCCTCGAGGGTCTGCGCTTCCACCCGGTGTTCACCGCCCACCCGACCGAGGCGCGGCGCCGGGCCGTGTCGTCGAGCATCCGCCGCCTGTCGGAGCTGCTGACGCAGCACGATGCCGCCAGCGACGACGGTGCCGAGCAGCGCCGCGCCCACCGACGCATGCTCGAGGAGATCGACACGCTGTGGCGCACCGCGCCGCTTCGTGCCGAGAAGCCGTCGCCGACCGACGAGGTCCGCACGGTCATGGGCGTCTTCGACGAGACGCTGTTCACGACGGTTCCCCACGTGTACCGGCGCATCGACGATGCGCTGCGCGGAGACGACTCCGGCGCCAGCGCCCCGATCGTGCCCGCGTTCGTGCGGATCGGCTCCTGGGTCGGCGGCGACCGCGACGGCAACCCGTTCGTCACCGCGTCGGTGACGCGCGAGGCGTCGCAGATCGCCTCGGACCACGTGCTCCGCGGTCTCGAGCGTGCGCTCGAGCGCATCGGCCGCACTCTCACCCTCGATGCCGAGGACACCCCGCCCAGCGCGACCGTCTCGTCGCTGTGGGACGCGTTCGCCGACGCCGAGCCGCGCGTGGCATCGGAGCTCGGCGCCCGCTCCCCCGGCGAGCCGCACCGCCGGATGCTGCTCGCTCTCGCGCACCGGGTCTCCGCGACCCGACGGGGCGAGGAGTCCCGGTACGGCCGCCCCGAGGACCTGCTGGCCGACCTGCGGGCGGTCCAGTCTTCGCTGGCGGATGCCGGAGCGAAGCGCCATGCCTTCGGCGGCGTGCAGCATCTGATCTGGCAGGTGGAGACCTACGGGTTCCATCTCACCGAGCTCGAGGTCCGTCAGCACTCCCAGGTGCACACGAAGGCTCTCGCCGAGCTCGAGGGCGGCGAGGCGATCAGCGCGCAGACCGAGGAGGTGCTCGAGGTCTTCCGGGCGATCGCCGACATCCAGAGCGACCGCGGTCTTCGTGCCGCCGGCCGCTATGTCGTGTCGTTCACGCAGGCGGCCTCCGACCTCGCGAACGTGCACCGTCTCGCGCGGCACGCCCTCGGCGACGACGCCCCCGTGCTCGATGTGGTGCCGCTGTTCGAGACCTTCGCCGACCTGCAGGCAGCGCCCGGCATCCTCGCCGAGGCCGTGACGTTCCCGGAGTTCCAGGCGCGGATGGCCGACACCGGCAACCGTCTCGAGGTCATGCTCGGATACTCCGACTCGTCGAAGGACGTCGGCCCAGTCGCCGCCAACCTCGCGCTCTACGAGGCACAGGCGAAGATCGCGCTGTGGGCGCAGGAGTCCGGCATCGAGCTGACCCTGTTCCACGGCCGTGGCGGTGCGCTCGGACGCGGCGGCGGACCCGCGAATTCCGCGATCCTCGCCCAGCCGCCGCACTCGGTCGACGGACGCTTCAAGCTCACGGAGCAGGGCGAGGTCATCTTCGCGCGCTACGGCGAGCCGGCGATCGCGATGCGCCACATCGACCAGGTCGCCGCGGCGACCCTGCTCGCCTCCTCACCGTCGGTCGAGCAGCGCACGAGCGACGCCGCGGCGCGGTTCGCGGACATCGCCGCGGTCATGGATCGTTCCTCCCGTGAGCGGTTCTTCTCCCTCGTGAAGGCCGAGGGCTTCGCGCCCTGGTTCGCGACGGTCACCCCGATGGAGGAGATCGGCCTGCTCGCGCTGGGGTCGCGCCCCGCTCGTCGCGGACTCTCGGTCGAGTCGCTCGAAGACCTGCGCGCCATCCCCTGGGTGTTCGCGTGGACGCAGGCGCGCATCAACCTCGCCGGCTGGTTCGGACTCGGCACCGCCCTCGCCGCCGTCGGCGATGAGGCCCGTCTCACCGAGGCCTACCGCGACTGGCCGCTGCTGCACACGATGATCGACAACGTGGCCATGAGCCTCGCGAAGACCGACGAGCGGATCGCCCGTCAATATCTCGCGCTCGGCGACCGTGACGACCTCGCCCAGCTCGTGCTCGACGAGATGACGCTGACCCGCGAGTGGGTCGTCCGGCTCACCGGTGGCGTCGGACTCCTCGAGAACAAGCCGATCCTGCAGCGCGCCGTGCAGCTGCGCACGCCGTACGTCGATGCCCTGTCGCTCCTGCAGCTGCGGGCGCTGCGGGCGCTGCGCGATCCCGACGCCGCGTCGGGCTCGGGAGCGGACGACGAGCAGAAGCGACTCCTCCTCCTCTCCGTCAGCGGCGTCGCGGCCGGACTCCAGAACACCGGGTGA
- the gdhA gene encoding NADP-specific glutamate dehydrogenase, whose protein sequence is MTSSSSPAFHPLADSVQPVFDTVLARSPHEPEFQQAVHEVLGSIAPVLATHPEYIDGGILERLVEPERQILFRVPWVDDAGRLRVNRGYRIQFSSVLGPYKGGLRFHPSVNLSIIKFLGFEQIFKNALTGQGIGGGKGGSDFDPHGRSDAEIMRFCQSFMNELYRHLGEHTDVPAGDIGVGGREIGYLFGQYRKITNRHESGMFTGKGTGWGGAEVRTEATGYGAVFFAQEMLGVHGDSLDGKRVGVSGSGNVAIYAIQKAAQLGAVPVTASDSSGYVVDDAGIDVDLLRQIKEVERARIVEYAARRPGARFVEGGSVWEVPVDIAVPSATQNELDLDHARALIGNGVRAVSEGANMPCLPAAIDAFQSAGVLFAPGKAANAGGVATSALEMSQNASRQRWSFDASENKLREIMSDIHAAAFDAAERHDVPGDYVAGANIAGFERVAGAMLAQGVI, encoded by the coding sequence GTGACCTCTTCGTCTTCCCCTGCCTTCCACCCGCTCGCCGATTCCGTGCAGCCCGTCTTCGACACCGTGCTCGCCCGCAGCCCGCACGAGCCCGAGTTCCAGCAGGCCGTGCACGAGGTGCTCGGCTCGATCGCCCCGGTGCTGGCGACCCACCCCGAGTACATCGACGGCGGCATCCTCGAGCGGCTGGTCGAGCCGGAGCGTCAGATCCTGTTCCGGGTGCCGTGGGTCGACGACGCCGGCCGCCTGCGGGTCAACCGCGGCTACCGCATCCAGTTCTCCTCGGTGCTGGGTCCGTACAAGGGCGGACTCCGCTTCCACCCGTCCGTCAACCTGTCGATCATCAAGTTCCTCGGGTTCGAGCAGATCTTCAAGAACGCGCTGACCGGTCAGGGCATCGGCGGCGGCAAGGGCGGATCGGACTTCGACCCGCACGGCCGCTCGGACGCGGAGATCATGCGCTTCTGCCAGTCGTTCATGAACGAGCTCTACCGCCACCTCGGCGAGCACACGGACGTGCCGGCGGGCGACATCGGCGTGGGCGGACGCGAGATCGGCTACCTGTTCGGCCAGTACCGCAAGATCACCAACCGTCATGAGTCGGGGATGTTCACCGGCAAGGGCACCGGCTGGGGCGGCGCCGAGGTGCGCACCGAGGCCACCGGCTACGGCGCGGTGTTCTTCGCGCAGGAGATGCTGGGGGTGCACGGGGATTCGCTCGACGGCAAGCGCGTCGGCGTCTCCGGGTCGGGCAACGTCGCCATCTACGCGATCCAGAAGGCGGCGCAGCTGGGAGCCGTGCCGGTGACGGCATCCGACTCCTCCGGCTACGTCGTCGACGATGCGGGCATCGACGTCGATCTGCTCCGCCAGATCAAGGAGGTCGAACGCGCGCGCATCGTGGAGTACGCCGCCCGGCGTCCGGGTGCCCGGTTCGTCGAGGGCGGCAGCGTCTGGGAGGTGCCTGTGGACATCGCGGTGCCCTCGGCGACGCAGAACGAGCTCGATCTCGACCACGCCCGCGCGCTGATCGGCAACGGCGTACGCGCGGTCTCCGAAGGCGCGAACATGCCGTGTCTGCCCGCCGCGATCGACGCCTTCCAGAGCGCCGGGGTGCTCTTCGCTCCCGGCAAGGCCGCGAACGCGGGCGGTGTGGCGACCTCCGCGCTCGAGATGAGCCAGAACGCGTCCCGGCAGCGCTGGAGCTTCGACGCCAGCGAGAACAAGCTGCGCGAGATCATGTCCGACATCCACGCCGCCGCGTTCGATGCCGCCGAGCGCCACGACGTCCCCGGCGACTACGTGGCCGGAGCCAACATCGCCGGCTTCGAACGCGTCGCCGGAGCGATGCTCGCGCAGGGCGTCATCTGA
- a CDS encoding gamma carbonic anhydrase family protein, translated as MLYEHLGARPRIHDSAVIAPTAVISGDVTIGPGCQVLHGAVITAEGGPISIGAHVIVMENALIRATAANAVHIGPHTLIGTLASIAGATVGEQVFFASGARIFNGALVGDRCEVRVNAIVHRRAVLPAGTVVPIGWVAVGDPVQLLSPDQDEAISAAQPELDFPGHVFGVDRDTPDLMVQLTERYGSSLARHADDMRLDDDVRLDGDVRHAGDVRLDGDGRAAGLG; from the coding sequence ATGTTGTACGAGCACCTCGGGGCTCGGCCCCGGATCCATGACTCCGCCGTCATCGCTCCCACCGCCGTGATCTCCGGCGACGTCACGATCGGCCCGGGATGCCAGGTGCTGCACGGCGCCGTGATCACCGCCGAGGGCGGTCCGATCTCCATCGGGGCGCACGTCATCGTAATGGAGAACGCGCTGATCCGCGCCACCGCCGCGAACGCCGTGCACATCGGGCCCCATACGCTGATCGGCACCCTGGCGAGCATCGCGGGCGCGACGGTCGGCGAGCAGGTCTTCTTCGCATCAGGAGCCCGCATCTTCAACGGCGCCCTCGTCGGCGACCGCTGCGAGGTGCGGGTGAACGCGATCGTGCATCGGCGCGCGGTGCTGCCCGCCGGAACCGTCGTGCCGATCGGGTGGGTCGCCGTCGGCGATCCGGTGCAGCTGCTCTCGCCCGACCAGGACGAGGCGATCTCGGCCGCCCAGCCCGAGCTCGACTTCCCCGGGCACGTGTTCGGCGTCGACCGGGACACCCCCGACCTCATGGTGCAGCTGACCGAGCGCTACGGCAGCTCGCTGGCGCGACATGCCGACGACATGCGCCTCGACGACGACGTGCGCCTCGACGGCGACGTGCGACATGCCGGCGACGTGCGCCTCGATGGCGACGGACGTGCGGCGGGCCTCGGGTGA
- a CDS encoding APC family permease, producing the protein MAAKTKPLAQGGGALRRNLGLWAIVGLGLGYMTPTVVFDTFGMVARDTQNVVPAAYLVALVVMVFTAISYGKIASAIPSAGSAYTYVRESIHPNLGFMVGWTSLIDYVLLPMVNCLIIKSYLEAMFPDVPAWIWVVLYCILVTSIIYMTMRGTSNLNMILLVFSIIVMIVFVVLVVAQLMRGEGAATILSVGAFLHDDVTMGAVLMGATIVCFSFIGFDAVTMYAEEAKDPKIMPKAILLTVIIGGGIFLVASYVSQLRFPDWNEFAPGGDMQFVEDSTLPIIGQLVGGNVLMAVLTAAGFCATLASGLASHASVSRMLLVMGRNNVLPQRAFGYINPRTHTPTFNIVLVGAISLLAIPFTLELIAAWINYGALIAFTFVNISVIAWFAIRKGRRKTPADIVNYIVMPAIGMLLTGLLWVNLHQDALIGGLIWTALGFIYLLVITRGFRRKVVAFDENQAVTGYNKVVKVPVDGR; encoded by the coding sequence ATGGCCGCGAAGACCAAGCCGCTCGCGCAGGGCGGGGGAGCCCTCCGACGCAATCTCGGCCTGTGGGCCATCGTCGGACTCGGGCTGGGATACATGACACCCACCGTCGTGTTCGACACGTTCGGCATGGTGGCACGCGACACCCAGAACGTCGTCCCGGCGGCGTACCTGGTCGCTCTCGTCGTGATGGTGTTCACGGCCATCAGCTACGGCAAGATCGCCAGTGCGATCCCGAGCGCGGGTTCCGCGTACACGTACGTGCGGGAATCGATCCACCCGAACCTCGGTTTCATGGTCGGGTGGACGTCGCTGATCGACTACGTGCTGCTGCCGATGGTGAACTGCCTCATCATCAAGAGCTATCTCGAGGCGATGTTCCCCGACGTCCCCGCCTGGATCTGGGTCGTGCTGTACTGCATCCTCGTCACCAGCATCATCTACATGACCATGCGCGGCACCTCGAACCTGAACATGATCCTGCTGGTCTTCTCGATCATCGTGATGATCGTCTTCGTCGTCCTCGTCGTCGCGCAGCTGATGCGGGGCGAGGGAGCGGCCACGATCCTCTCGGTCGGCGCGTTCCTGCACGACGACGTGACCATGGGAGCGGTGCTGATGGGCGCCACCATCGTCTGCTTCTCCTTCATCGGGTTCGACGCGGTGACGATGTACGCCGAGGAGGCGAAGGACCCGAAGATCATGCCCAAGGCGATCCTGCTGACGGTGATCATCGGCGGCGGCATCTTCCTCGTCGCCTCGTACGTCTCGCAGCTGCGCTTCCCGGACTGGAACGAGTTCGCCCCCGGTGGCGACATGCAGTTCGTCGAGGACTCGACGCTGCCGATCATCGGGCAGCTGGTGGGCGGCAACGTGCTGATGGCGGTGCTGACGGCCGCCGGCTTCTGCGCGACCCTCGCCTCGGGGCTCGCCTCGCACGCCTCGGTGTCGCGCATGCTGCTGGTCATGGGACGCAACAACGTGCTGCCACAGCGGGCGTTCGGCTACATCAACCCCCGCACGCACACGCCGACCTTCAACATCGTGCTCGTGGGGGCGATCTCGCTTCTGGCGATCCCCTTCACGCTCGAGCTGATCGCCGCCTGGATCAACTACGGCGCCCTGATCGCCTTCACGTTCGTGAACATCTCGGTGATCGCGTGGTTCGCGATCCGCAAGGGTCGTCGCAAGACCCCGGCCGACATCGTCAACTACATCGTGATGCCCGCGATCGGCATGCTGCTCACCGGTCTGCTGTGGGTCAATCTGCACCAGGACGCCCTGATCGGCGGACTGATCTGGACGGCCCTCGGGTTCATCTACCTGCTCGTGATCACGCGCGGCTTCCGCAGGAAGGTCGTCGCGTTCGATGAGAACCAGGCGGTCACCGGGTACAACAAGGTCGTGAAGGTGCCTGTCGACGGGCGCTGA
- a CDS encoding aminotransferase yields MSEETGLVRPDVTAADAALIARECYGIAAAATELGSNQDRNFVLVEPDGARSVLRVDNPVFGDETRDAQHAALDAYRAAGVAVPAVLPGLDGALTQRWRGFAVRRSEFADGEALVDAGYLAPVVLAEFGTLAAASVTALAALDHPGLDRAQMWDMRVAAEQVRRLAPSISDAALRTAVVTAAEEATAALEHVSARLPVQPIHGDLTDDNVTGRRGDDSRLHPHVVLDLGDLGLGWRVAELAVCVSSMLHHEPERPLRTLETITAFHADAPLSGEEALALWPLVVLRSALLVASGWRQLEIDGDNDYARERIAGEQAIFDAATSVPLVEATEIVRDAVGFGAAGPDLPAHPAPELSMLLPDIDGRVVVIDPGVESDELAAGLWQSPDAEERLIGDAHSRGARVAVMPYGVYRLTRTAVDSADTAATWPTETELHVAPGPSVRLLAPISGDLRTSDEGLSLAVDDDWEIELRGAHLESSRTGGVEAGESIGRLAASFENRVITVGVRRRDAPPQPSDPAAARRVAPERVAAWRRFTADPAPLLGLPSHAQRDEADEELRRRERIFAEAQERYYERPPQIERGWRHHLVDTTGRSHIDMVNNVAGLGHGHPAVADAAARQLRRLATNSRFLFRDLAEYSERLLALMPQGSGLDTVLLVNSGSEAVDLGIRLAQAASGRRTVVALREAYHGWTMATDAVTTSAYDNPDALSTRPDWVHVADVPNRFRGTYRGEDTADRYLADLAADLDRLSADGRDPAAFLCESVLGNAGGVVLPDGYLRGAYALIRDRGGLCIADEVQVGFGRMGTSFWGFEQSGVVPDIVTIAKPMGNGFPIGGVITSKRIADALSDQGQFFSSGGGSTLSCRVGLAVLDAMVEDDLQRNAHEVGSRLAEALRGLAHRHPLVGPVHGVGLYLGVELVRDRETLEPAAAEAAAICERMRELGVIVLTTSERSNVLKIKPPLCLTAESADHAVAMLDRVLSEGW; encoded by the coding sequence GTGAGCGAGGAGACGGGGCTCGTCCGACCCGATGTCACCGCGGCCGACGCGGCGCTGATCGCCCGGGAGTGCTACGGCATCGCCGCCGCGGCCACCGAGCTCGGCAGCAACCAGGACCGCAACTTCGTCCTCGTCGAACCCGACGGTGCACGCAGTGTGCTGCGCGTGGACAACCCCGTGTTCGGCGATGAGACGCGTGACGCCCAGCACGCGGCGCTCGACGCCTATCGGGCGGCCGGCGTCGCCGTCCCCGCCGTGCTCCCGGGCCTCGACGGCGCGCTCACTCAGCGCTGGCGCGGCTTCGCGGTCCGGCGGAGCGAGTTCGCCGACGGAGAGGCGCTCGTCGACGCGGGATATCTCGCGCCTGTCGTGCTCGCCGAGTTCGGCACGCTCGCGGCGGCATCCGTCACCGCGCTCGCCGCCCTGGACCATCCCGGCCTCGACCGCGCGCAGATGTGGGACATGCGCGTCGCCGCGGAGCAGGTGCGACGGCTCGCGCCGTCGATCTCGGATGCCGCGCTCCGCACCGCGGTGGTCACGGCGGCCGAGGAGGCGACGGCGGCCCTGGAGCACGTCTCCGCTCGCCTGCCGGTGCAGCCGATCCACGGCGACCTCACCGATGACAACGTCACCGGGCGCCGCGGCGACGACTCGCGCCTGCATCCGCACGTCGTGCTCGATCTGGGCGACCTCGGTCTCGGATGGCGGGTGGCCGAACTGGCGGTGTGCGTCTCCTCGATGCTGCACCACGAGCCCGAGCGACCGCTGCGCACGCTCGAGACGATCACCGCCTTCCACGCCGATGCCCCGCTCAGCGGCGAGGAGGCCCTCGCGCTCTGGCCGCTCGTCGTGCTGCGGTCCGCGCTGCTCGTCGCCAGCGGATGGAGACAGCTCGAGATCGACGGCGACAATGACTATGCGCGCGAGCGCATCGCGGGGGAGCAGGCGATCTTCGATGCGGCGACCTCCGTTCCTCTCGTCGAGGCGACGGAGATCGTGCGGGACGCGGTGGGATTCGGTGCCGCCGGTCCCGATCTGCCCGCGCACCCCGCTCCCGAGCTGTCGATGCTGCTTCCCGACATCGACGGCAGAGTGGTCGTGATCGACCCCGGTGTCGAGTCCGACGAGCTCGCGGCGGGCCTCTGGCAGTCTCCGGATGCGGAGGAGCGGCTGATCGGCGACGCGCACTCGCGCGGTGCGCGCGTCGCCGTGATGCCCTACGGGGTGTACCGACTCACGCGCACGGCGGTGGACAGCGCGGACACCGCGGCGACCTGGCCGACCGAGACGGAGCTGCACGTCGCCCCGGGCCCCTCGGTGCGACTGCTGGCCCCGATCTCGGGTGACCTGCGCACGTCCGACGAGGGCCTTTCGCTGGCCGTGGACGACGACTGGGAGATCGAGCTCCGCGGCGCTCACCTCGAGTCGTCGCGCACGGGCGGGGTCGAGGCCGGGGAGAGCATCGGTCGGCTCGCCGCCTCGTTCGAGAACAGGGTGATCACCGTGGGCGTGCGGCGGAGGGATGCTCCGCCGCAGCCGTCCGACCCCGCGGCGGCACGACGGGTCGCTCCGGAGCGCGTCGCGGCGTGGCGCCGGTTCACCGCCGACCCCGCCCCGCTGCTCGGGCTGCCCTCGCACGCGCAGCGCGATGAGGCCGACGAAGAGCTGCGGCGACGCGAACGCATCTTCGCCGAGGCGCAGGAGCGCTACTACGAGCGGCCCCCGCAGATCGAGCGGGGGTGGCGTCACCACCTCGTCGACACCACCGGCCGCAGCCACATCGACATGGTGAACAACGTCGCGGGTCTCGGTCACGGCCATCCCGCGGTCGCCGATGCGGCCGCTCGCCAGCTGCGGCGGCTCGCGACGAACTCCCGATTCCTGTTCCGCGATCTCGCCGAGTACAGCGAGCGCCTCCTCGCGCTGATGCCGCAGGGAAGCGGCCTCGACACCGTGCTGCTGGTGAACAGCGGGTCGGAGGCGGTGGACCTCGGCATCCGGCTCGCGCAGGCGGCGTCCGGGCGCCGTACGGTCGTCGCGCTGCGCGAGGCCTATCACGGCTGGACGATGGCGACCGATGCCGTGACGACCAGCGCCTACGACAACCCGGACGCACTGTCGACCCGGCCGGACTGGGTGCACGTCGCGGACGTGCCGAACCGCTTCCGCGGGACGTATCGCGGCGAGGACACCGCCGATCGCTATCTCGCGGATCTCGCCGCAGACCTCGACCGCCTCTCCGCCGACGGCCGGGACCCCGCGGCTTTCCTCTGCGAATCCGTGCTGGGCAACGCCGGCGGCGTCGTGCTGCCGGACGGGTACCTGCGCGGGGCCTACGCGCTGATCCGCGACCGCGGCGGGCTCTGCATCGCCGACGAGGTGCAGGTGGGCTTCGGGCGCATGGGCACCAGTTTCTGGGGTTTCGAGCAGTCCGGCGTCGTCCCCGACATCGTGACGATCGCGAAGCCGATGGGCAACGGGTTCCCGATCGGCGGTGTGATCACGTCGAAGCGGATCGCCGATGCGCTGAGCGACCAGGGACAGTTCTTCTCATCCGGGGGCGGCAGCACGCTGAGCTGCCGGGTCGGCCTCGCCGTGCTCGACGCGATGGTGGAGGATGACCTCCAGCGCAACGCGCACGAGGTCGGCTCCCGGCTCGCCGAGGCGCTGCGGGGGCTGGCGCACCGGCATCCGCTGGTCGGCCCCGTGCACGGCGTCGGCCTGTATCTCGGCGTCGAGCTCGTGCGCGACCGGGAGACCCTCGAGCCGGCCGCCGCCGAGGCGGCAGCGATCTGCGAGCGGATGCGCGAACTCGGCGTGATCGTCCTGACGACCTCCGAGCGGTCGAACGTGCTGAAGATCAAGCCTCCGCTGTGCCTGACCGCGGAGAGTGCAGACCATGCCGTCGCCATGCTCGACCGTGTGCTCAGCGAGGGATGGTGA